A segment of the uncultured Desulfobulbus sp. genome:
TGGTCACTGGAACAAAAACAAGCGCACCCCCAATGAAGACAGCCATCATTCTCGTCAACTATCGTACGCCCAAATTAGTCTGTGATTGTCTCCTTAGTTTGCGTAAAGAAATCGCTTCGATACAAGGAGCTGTCATCATCGTGGACAATAATTCAGGCGACGATTCCACCCAATATATAAATAATTTTATTGAAAAACATGCATGGCAGCACTGGGTAACCCTTTTACCTCAACAGCACAATCTAGGTTTTGCAGGCGCCAATAACCTTGCATTGCACCATGTTTTTGCTCAGAATTCATCTGTGGATTTTTTCTGGCTGCTGAACCCCGATACCGTCGTTCGTGAAGGGGCAGGACTACATCTTACTAATTTCCTGACAGCCAATCCAACAGTAGGAATCGCCGGCAGTCGTCTGGAGGACGATGACGGGACTCCGCAAATTTCAGCCTTCCGTCATCATTCCATTATCAGTGAATTTTTATCTGGAATGCGGCTTGGGTATCTCGACAAACTTTTCAGCAATTGGGTTGTTGCCCACCCCCCGGTTGCAGAAATACCGCAACCCACTGATTGGCTCGCAGGAGCCTCAATGATGGTACGTAGAGAGGTCTTCACTGAAACAGGTTTTTTAGACGACGGTTATTTTCTCTATTTTGAAGAAGAAGATTTCTGCAAAAAAGCAGAGGATGCTGGCTGGTCGTCTTGGTACGTGCCGGATAGTCGCGTGGTCCACCTAGTCGGCATGGCGAGTGGTTTTTCCGACCACCGCAGAAAAGCACCACGAAGGCCTGGATACTGGTTTGAATCAAGGCGGAGGTTCTTTTTGAAAAATTACGGCAAATATACACTTGCTTTCGCTGACTTGGCCTGGATGCTGGGTTATAGTTTTTGGAGAGTTCGTCGTTGTTTGCAAGGCAAACCCAACACCGCCCCACCTTGTTTTCTGAGAGATTTTTTCTCGCATAGCATTTTTTGCAAAGGGTTTCATTTATGAGAAAAAGTTCAAGTGAAGCACTTTACTTCTTTCGATTAATACATGAAGATTGGATTGCCCATGGTAAAGACTGGACAAAGCCTGGCTTCAAAGCCGTGGCCGTCTATCGTTTCGGCGTGTGGCGGATGACAATCCCATGGTTGTTACTGCGAGCTCCTTTCAGCATATTGTATCGTATGCTGTTTCGCTTTGTACGCAATGTCTACGGGATAGAGCTCCCCTATTCTGTTAAACTCGGCCGACGGGTAATTTTTGAACATCAGCACGGTATTGTTGTTCATGGAGCGACTGTGATTGGCGATGATTGTATCATCAGGCAAGGCGTGACTATCGGGAACCGAGCACTCGACAAACCAAATGAGGCAGCAACCATCGGACAGGGGGTAAATATAGGTGCCGGGGCAAAAATTTTGGGCAACATTACCATAGGACAAGGGGCATCAATCGGCGCGAACGCAGTGGTTCTACGCGATGTGCCCCCAATGGCAACTGCCGTTGGCAATCCTGCGATCATACATATCCGGCGGTAGGGTATGGGCGGAGAAATTGGTATTGTCATCATTGGTCGCAACGAAGGGGATCGCCTGAAACGTTGCTTACAAAGCGCCATTCAACAAACCCAAGCCATCGTATATGTTGACTCTGGATCAACAGATGAAAGCGTCTTCCATGCAGAATCGATGGGGATTGATGTTATACATCTTGATATGACCGAACCGTTCAGTGCCGGCAGAGCAAGGAACTACGGATTTCACCATCTCGTGCAAAACTATCAGGTGATAACGTATATTCAATTCATCGATGGCGACTGTGAGCTTGTTGCCGGATGGCTTGATTTTGCTCAACAACAATTAGAGGAAAATGGTCATTGGGGGGTAGTAGCAGGGAGAAGAAGAGAACGATTCCCGGAGAGGTCTATCTATAATCAACTTTGCGATATAGAATGGAATACACCGATTGGTGAGGCACGGTCCTGCGGGGGGGATTTCATGGTCCGGGTGGACGCTTTCCTTGAAGTGGATGGATTTAATCCGAAAGTTATTGCCGGTGAAGAACCCGAACTCTGCTATCGTCTTCGACAGAAAGGCTGGAAAATCTGGCGGTTAAAGCACGAGATGACAATACACGACGCCGCTATCATGTATTTTTATCAATGGTGGAAGCGTTCTGTCCGTAGCGGCCACGCCTATGCCCAGGGGGTCATGCTGCATGGCAGAGAACAAAACCGCTATTGCGTATCGGATTCATTGCGGATTTGGTTCTGGGCGTTCTTTCTGCCCATAGCCATCCCCTTTTTCTCTTTGAAGATTCACCCCAGCTTTTCTTTGTTCTTCATGCTCTACCCTCTTCTCTTTTTGAAGATTATGGCACAGATGAAATCAAGAAACACTCGGTTAAAATTTGCTTCAGCATACTCACTTTTTAATATTATAGGTAAAATCCCTCAGTTTGCAGGGCAAATCGTTTTTTTTAAAAGAATTCTTTTCAAGAAAAGAATAACTATTATAGAATACTCTTAACGACACCTGCAAAAAATTATATCCACCACAAAACATGATTATAAAAAAAATAGTAAAAAAAATCACATTTAAAACTGGAAAATTTATCTACTTATATAAAAAAATTTGTCATCCAGATGGATATGAATGGGCTTCTTTTTTAAAAAAAAGAAATTATTTTCATAGCATTGGTGAAAATTGCTCCATACGACCTTATACAAACATTACTGACCCTAAATATGTTAAAATTGGAAACAACTGCCAACTATCAGCCTGCACAATTTTAGGGCATGATGGATCTATTGCGATGATCAACCAAGCCTACAACTTAAAACTTGATTCTGTCGGAAAAGTTATCATCAATGATAATGTTTTTATAGGACATGGAGCCATAGTCCTTCCTGGAGTGACTATTGGGCCAAACGCTGTGGTTGCTGCAGGCAGTGTAGTATCAAAGAATGTTGCCGAAAACAGCATAGTTGCCGGTGTCCCGGCCCGTAAGATTGGCACTTTTAATGATTTTGTTGAAAAAATTAAAATTAGAACGCAACAATATCCTTGGAATGATATTATACAGCAAAGGGAGGGTGCTTTTGATCCGGCACTTGAACCAGAGCTAGTTCAACGAAGAGTGAAATATTTTTTTGAAAATGAAAAATAACTACATCCTCATATCACCCTGTCGCAATGAAGAGCAATTCATGGAGCGTACTCTGGACAGTGTCCTTGTGCAAACCTGTCAACCTACTTTATGGATCATTGTCGATGATGGTTCAACAGACCGTACACCTGAAATCCTAGCTGAATATTCTTCAAAAAATCCATTCATCAAAATCGTCACCCGCCAAAACCGCGGTCACCGCAGTGTAGGCCCTGGTGTTATCGATGCTTTTTATGCCGGTTATCAAACGGTAGACATTAATCATTTTGATTTCCTCTGCAAACTCGACTTGGACCTCGAACTACCCCAGGGTTACTTTGAAGAATTGTTGCGACGAATGCACGCTGAACCGCGTCTGGGTTGTTGTAGCGGCAAACCGTATTACATTGACCCAGTAAACGGCAATTTAGTCAGCGAAAAATGTGGCGATGAAAATGCAATAGGAGCAAGCAAATTTTACCGCAAAAATTGTTTTTTACAAATTGGCGGGTTTGCTCGGCAAGTGATGTGGGATGGCATTGATGGTCATTTTTGCCGTATGCGAGGGTGGATTGCCAGAAGTTGGGACGCCCCGCAACTCCGTTTTCTCCATCTGCGTCCAATGGGATCGAGCCATAAAGGTATTCTTACCGGTCGAATGCGGCATGGATTTGGTCAGTATTACATGGGCACCGGATTGACATACATGATCGCTTCAGCCCTGTACCGGATGACCCGCCCCCCATACGTAACTGGAGGATTAGCCATGCTTTGGGGATATATTCGCAGCATGGTCACCGGTTCCGAAAGGCTAGAAGATCCTGATTTTAGAATATTTCTAAGAAGTTATCAGCGAGCTTGCATTCTTCGTGGAAAAAAAATGGCGACGCTCCAATTAGACCAAGAGGGGGACAGTCGCTGGAACCCCAATTAAAACCAAAAGACGTGTCAACGGGAACATTTTTTTAGTTATGCACGCCTCTTGATTTTTCACGTCGAGCCCCCCATGGCCTAGGTGTCGATTGCTTTAGCCCCCAGCTTTGACGTATTACAGACACTAAGATTTCATGCATTAAGTGTGGATCATGCGCATATTAGAGTTCAAGGTGATCCACTTGGTAATGGCTGAACCAGCCAACCTTGCCACCAAACCACTCCATCCGCACTACCGTAAGCGCGAATTCTACCGCACTTTTTTTCATCGAGCTATTCTGTCAAGTTGATCTCCCGATCAACTCAAGGAGAGTGCGATGAAACAAAACAAATATTCACCCTCAGGTGGTGGCAGCCGATTCTGGCTCACTCATGCTAATGCTCAGGTTAAAAGCGGATTAAGCCGGGCTGAATATTGCGTAACCGTCTAATTAACTGCTTCTTCACAAACAACTGAAACCATGTTCATGTTTGCCAAATTTTTAATGGAGGCGAACATGAACGAGACGAAAAAGGGCTGCCCCTCAGCCAAAGAGCTTTTCTGGCGAGATCACTTTGATTCCTGGAAGGCTTCCGCTTTAAGCCAACAGGAATATTGCCGCCAACACCAACTCGCGCTTGCGACTTTTGGGTACTGGCGACGCAAGCTGAAGGATTCGTCGGCCATCAAGCCCCAGTTTTATCCCTTGGCTCTCCCGCCGAAGATTGTTGCTTCTGATCATGGCGACAAACGCAGCAGCCTTCGGTTGATGCTATGCGACAATCGATTTGCCATAGAAATCGATGAAGGTTTTTCACCGGCTGCCTTGCAGCGGCTTGTACAGGCTCTCGAGCAAGCATGATCTTTGAAAACAAGAATGATGCACGTGTCTTTCTCGCCTTAGGGGCAACGGACATGCGGAAATCGATCAACGGACTGTCGCTGCTTGTCGAGGAACAGTTTGCAATGAATCTCTTCACCGGAAACCTGTTTGCGTTTTGCAATCGAAGACAAGATCTGGTGAAGATTCTCTATTGGGACGGCAACGGCTTTTGCGTATGGATGAAACGCCTGGAGGAGGATCATTTCCGCTGGCCGAACAGTGAGGAGGACGTCTTGGAGATTCATGCAAGTGCCCTGAGTTGGTTACTCAACGGACTTGATCTACGTCAGGCTCATCGCCCGTTGGCCTATGAATCTGTGTCGTGAAAATATCGACTATATAGCTGATATTTCAGATGTTATTAACACGTATTTATGGTAATGATTTGCCATGAATGCGGATCAAAAGACATTACCTGACGACCCGGAAGAGTTAAAACGGATCATTGTAGATATGGCGACTAAACAGAGCCGCTACATCAAAGAAATCGATCTGTTACACGAACGGGTGCGTTTGCTGTACGCCAAACTCTTTGGAAAAAAGAGTGAGAAGTACAGTGATGGGCAGAACCCGCAACTGCCACTGTTCGACATGCCAGAGCCCGAAGAGATCGAACCGGAGCAGGAGAAATCTGAAGTCACGGCGCATAGCCGAAAAAAGCGTGGCCGTAAGCCGTTGCCTCCCGATTTACCCCGAATTGATGTTGTTCACGATATTGAAGAAAGCGAGAAGGTCTGTGCTTGCGGAACACATTTAAGTAAGATCGGCGAGGAAGTAAGCGAAAAACTCGACATTATCCCCGCTGTTATCCGAGTGATTCGCCATATCCGCCCCAAATATGCCTGCCGGCAATGCGAAGGCGTGGAGACGGAAGGCCCAACCGTTAAAATAGCACCACCGCCGAAACAGATTATCCCCAAATCGATAGCCACAGCAGGGCTTCTGGCACACATTCTTACCGCAAAATTCTGTGACGCTCTCCCATTTTACCGCCAGGAAAAACAATTTACCCGACTGGGAACAGAATTGGGCCGCGCAACCATGTCTAACTGGGCTATGCAGGCTGCTGATGCCTGCCAGCCGGTGCTCGATCTCCTCCATAGCGAGATACGATCCGGGCCTTTAATCAATCTGGACGAAACAACAGTCCAGGTTTTGGCTGAACCCGGCCGTAACCCAACAACGAAATCCTATATGTGGGTTTGTCGCGGAGGTCTGCCCGAAAAACCTGGCATCTGGTATCATTATGCGCCAAGCCGATCATCAGAGGTAGCCAGGCAATTGCTTCAAGGCTACTGTGGCATAGTGCAGACCGATGGGTATGCGGGGTATGGCTTTATTGATCTACTCCCGGAGATCACCCATGCAGGATCCCTGGCTCATGCTCGCCGCAAATTTGACGAGGCGGCCAAGGGACAAAGCAAAGGCAAAAGCGGCAGCGCGCATGTGGCGCTGAAGTATATCGGAAAACTCTATCGTATAGAGTCTGAGGCAAAACGGAAAAAGTTAACGCCAGAGCAATTGCAAGCAGTTCGCCACAAGCAGGCAAAGCCACTTGTTGATGAATTTCTATTGTGGCTCCAGAAGAAAGCAAGCCAGGTAGTACCCAAAAGCCTGCTAGGCAAGGCTGTACGTTACACGTTGAGCCAGTGGGAGAGACTCGTTGTCTATCTGGAACATCCGGAAATGACACCGGACAACAACAACGCCGAAAATGCTATTCGACCATTTGTTGTCGGAAGAAAGAACTGGCTCTTTTCTGGAACTCCAAAAGGAGCCAAGGCAAGTGCCGACCTTTACAGCCTGATCGAGACAGCAAAAGCCAACGGCCTGGAACCTTACCGGTACCTGCGCTATCTTTTTGAGAAGATCCCCTTTGCTGAAACGAAAAAGGAGTACGAGGCATTGCTCCCTATGAATATATGCATTGAGGATATTGTGCTCCACGATGCTATGAAGGCAGTTAAATAACCGCTTACAATATTGCCGCCAACATGAGCTGTCTTACCAAACGCTGACGTACTGGCAGAAAAAATCGTCCAGAATAAAGAACCAGACCAACGGCACCTTGGTTGCCATACCGGCCGCAACGTTCAAAAAAGCTCAATCGCAGTCAACGCCTCACATGCGTGTGGTGCTACCCAATAACATCATAATTGAGCTCAGCAATACCTTCAGCGCTGCGGCATTGGGTGAGTTGCTCAATGTTTTGGAGACGCGCTGATGTTGTTGTCCTCCGTTCCGCTGCACGTATATTTGGCCACCGGGGTAACGGACATGCGCAAATCGATCAACGGATTGTCGCTGATTGTTGCCGAGCAATTTGAGCTGGATCCCTTATCCGGTCATCTCTTTTGTTTTTGCAACCGGCGGCGTGATATCATTAAAATCCTTTTTTGGGACCGTAATGGGTTTTGTATCTGGCATAAACGGCTTGAGCGGGATCGTTTCCAGTGGCCGCAAAGTGAACAGGAGGTCATGAGTCTGCCAGGGCATGCTTTATCCTGGTTGCTGGATGGATTATCCGTCGAGCAGGCTGATGCTCATGTTCCGCTCTCCTTTTGCCAGATATAATCAATGATTTTTCAGTAGTTTAAGGTGATAAAAGTGGGCAAGTATGGTATGGATATGTCATGAAATTCAATGCCGCCACATTGCCCAATACCCCTGAAGCGCTCAAGCAGATTATTGCTGAATTGCACGGTCAGCTTGATACCTTACAGGCGGCACACCAAAAAGAAACATCTTTGCTCCATGAGCAGATCCGTCACCTTCGGGCACAACTCTTTGGCCCCAAAAGCGAAAAAATCACCAGCGATAGTTCAATTCAAATCCTGCCCCTGTTTGACATGCCGGAACCGGAAGAGTGCGATGCCGAGCCGGAAAAAATCAACATCGAGGGGCATCAGCGAAGCAAGAAGGGCCGGAGGCCGCTTCCTGAGGATCTTCCCCGTGTTGAGCAGGTGCATGATATAGATGAAAGCGAGAAGACCTGTGGATGTGGGTGTCGCCTAGTCCGCATAGGAGAAGAAGTCTCCGAGCAGTTGGACATTGTTCCAGCCAGAATGCAGGTCATTCGCCATATTCGGCCTAAATACGCCTGCAAGGCGTGTGAAGGCGAAAAAAACACTGGCGCCGCGGTCAAAGTTGCACCGGTTCATCCCCAAATTATTCCCAGATCCATGGCGACAGCAGGACTGCTGGCCTTTATCCTGACCGGCAAGTTTATTGATCACCTTCCTTTTTACCGACAGGAAAAGCAATTTACCCGTCTTGGGGTGGATATTTCCCGTACTTCCATGTGCAACTGGGCCATGCGGGCCGCAGAAGCCTGCATCCCACTCTTAAACTTGCTGCACGATGCGCTTTTAGACGGCAATTACCTGGCGATTGATGAAACACCTGTGCAGGTTCTCAAAGAACCGGGGCGGTCACCTCGAACCAAGTCCTATATGTGGGTCTTTCGTCGGGGGGATCCGGATAAATCCCCCATTATCATCTACCAATATCAACCAACCCGTGAAGGCGATGTGGTTCGTCATTTTCTTGGGGATTTTTCCGGGTATATCCAAAGCGATGGCTACAGCGGTTATGCTTTTCTCGATACCCGAGAAGGGGTGCGCCATATCGGCTGCCTTGCGCACGTACGTCGCAAATTTAACGACATTGTCAAGGCGCAGGGCAAGAAACGCAAAAGCG
Coding sequences within it:
- a CDS encoding glycosyltransferase family 2 protein; translated protein: MKTAIILVNYRTPKLVCDCLLSLRKEIASIQGAVIIVDNNSGDDSTQYINNFIEKHAWQHWVTLLPQQHNLGFAGANNLALHHVFAQNSSVDFFWLLNPDTVVREGAGLHLTNFLTANPTVGIAGSRLEDDDGTPQISAFRHHSIISEFLSGMRLGYLDKLFSNWVVAHPPVAEIPQPTDWLAGASMMVRREVFTETGFLDDGYFLYFEEEDFCKKAEDAGWSSWYVPDSRVVHLVGMASGFSDHRRKAPRRPGYWFESRRRFFLKNYGKYTLAFADLAWMLGYSFWRVRRCLQGKPNTAPPCFLRDFFSHSIFCKGFHL
- a CDS encoding glycosyltransferase gives rise to the protein MGGEIGIVIIGRNEGDRLKRCLQSAIQQTQAIVYVDSGSTDESVFHAESMGIDVIHLDMTEPFSAGRARNYGFHHLVQNYQVITYIQFIDGDCELVAGWLDFAQQQLEENGHWGVVAGRRRERFPERSIYNQLCDIEWNTPIGEARSCGGDFMVRVDAFLEVDGFNPKVIAGEEPELCYRLRQKGWKIWRLKHEMTIHDAAIMYFYQWWKRSVRSGHAYAQGVMLHGREQNRYCVSDSLRIWFWAFFLPIAIPFFSLKIHPSFSLFFMLYPLLFLKIMAQMKSRNTRLKFASAYSLFNIIGKIPQFAGQIVFFKRILFKKRITIIEYS
- a CDS encoding acyltransferase; the protein is MIIKKIVKKITFKTGKFIYLYKKICHPDGYEWASFLKKRNYFHSIGENCSIRPYTNITDPKYVKIGNNCQLSACTILGHDGSIAMINQAYNLKLDSVGKVIINDNVFIGHGAIVLPGVTIGPNAVVAAGSVVSKNVAENSIVAGVPARKIGTFNDFVEKIKIRTQQYPWNDIIQQREGAFDPALEPELVQRRVKYFFENEK
- a CDS encoding glycosyltransferase family A protein; translation: MKNNYILISPCRNEEQFMERTLDSVLVQTCQPTLWIIVDDGSTDRTPEILAEYSSKNPFIKIVTRQNRGHRSVGPGVIDAFYAGYQTVDINHFDFLCKLDLDLELPQGYFEELLRRMHAEPRLGCCSGKPYYIDPVNGNLVSEKCGDENAIGASKFYRKNCFLQIGGFARQVMWDGIDGHFCRMRGWIARSWDAPQLRFLHLRPMGSSHKGILTGRMRHGFGQYYMGTGLTYMIASALYRMTRPPYVTGGLAMLWGYIRSMVTGSERLEDPDFRIFLRSYQRACILRGKKMATLQLDQEGDSRWNPN
- the tnpB gene encoding IS66 family insertion sequence element accessory protein TnpB (TnpB, as the term is used for proteins encoded by IS66 family insertion elements, is considered an accessory protein, since TnpC, encoded by a neighboring gene, is a DDE family transposase.) — its product is MIFENKNDARVFLALGATDMRKSINGLSLLVEEQFAMNLFTGNLFAFCNRRQDLVKILYWDGNGFCVWMKRLEEDHFRWPNSEEDVLEIHASALSWLLNGLDLRQAHRPLAYESVS
- the tnpB gene encoding IS66 family insertion sequence element accessory protein TnpB (TnpB, as the term is used for proteins encoded by IS66 family insertion elements, is considered an accessory protein, since TnpC, encoded by a neighboring gene, is a DDE family transposase.) produces the protein MLLSSVPLHVYLATGVTDMRKSINGLSLIVAEQFELDPLSGHLFCFCNRRRDIIKILFWDRNGFCIWHKRLERDRFQWPQSEQEVMSLPGHALSWLLDGLSVEQADAHVPLSFCQI
- a CDS encoding IS66 family transposase, which encodes MKFNAATLPNTPEALKQIIAELHGQLDTLQAAHQKETSLLHEQIRHLRAQLFGPKSEKITSDSSIQILPLFDMPEPEECDAEPEKINIEGHQRSKKGRRPLPEDLPRVEQVHDIDESEKTCGCGCRLVRIGEEVSEQLDIVPARMQVIRHIRPKYACKACEGEKNTGAAVKVAPVHPQIIPRSMATAGLLAFILTGKFIDHLPFYRQEKQFTRLGVDISRTSMCNWAMRAAEACIPLLNLLHDALLDGNYLAIDETPVQVLKEPGRSPRTKSYMWVFRRGDPDKSPIIIYQYQPTREGDVVRHFLGDFSGYIQSDGYSGYAFLDTREGVRHIGCLAHVRRKFNDIVKAQGKKRKSGAADVALSFISKLYKLERQFEKQHLGSDEIYQQRQNYAKPILKDFHQWLLKQSARTLPKGLLGQAVTYALNQWDRVKGYVEHGALRPDNNLTENCIRPFAVGRKNWLFAGTPQGAEASSALYSLIETAKANTVEPYSYLRYIFEKLPLAATLEDYEALLPWNAREECARTIV